The following proteins are co-located in the Sporosarcina pasteurii genome:
- a CDS encoding menaquinol-cytochrome c reductase cytochrome b/c subunit gives MERGKGMKFVGDSRVKANNKMPNVPKDYSEYPGKTEAFYPNFLLKEWLVGAVFLIGYLVLTLAHPAPLERQADPTDTMYTPVPDWYFLSMYQLLKYSFASGPWNIVGAIIMPGLAIGALMLVPFMDTSKERRPIKRPLPTAFMLLSVAALVYLTWESVANHDWEAQKIQGAIVEEVEFDMESEGYQIYAESSCISCHGNSFEGGLGPALAGTGLTADEIEDIAINGTESGGMPGGTFEGTDEELRVLSEYLAELE, from the coding sequence ATGGAACGCGGAAAAGGGATGAAATTTGTCGGTGATTCACGTGTTAAGGCAAACAATAAAATGCCTAACGTCCCGAAAGATTATTCGGAATACCCTGGGAAAACAGAAGCTTTCTATCCAAACTTCTTATTGAAAGAATGGTTGGTTGGTGCTGTTTTCTTAATTGGATATTTGGTATTAACTCTTGCGCATCCAGCACCGCTTGAGCGACAAGCGGATCCTACTGATACGATGTATACACCAGTTCCGGATTGGTATTTTCTATCCATGTATCAGCTATTAAAATACTCATTTGCTTCTGGACCTTGGAATATTGTCGGGGCAATCATTATGCCTGGACTCGCAATTGGTGCATTGATGCTCGTTCCATTTATGGATACAAGTAAAGAACGTCGCCCAATTAAGAGACCGCTTCCAACGGCATTCATGTTGCTTTCAGTAGCTGCTCTTGTTTATCTAACTTGGGAATCTGTTGCGAATCATGACTGGGAAGCACAGAAAATTCAAGGTGCAATCGTAGAAGAAGTTGAGTTTGATATGGAATCAGAAGGATATCAGATTTACGCTGAATCTTCATGTATTAGCTGTCACGGGAACTCTTTTGAAGGTGGTTTAGGACCTGCACTCGCTGGAACTGGACTTACAGCTGATGAAATTGAAGATATCGCAATCAATGGTACTGAATCAGGCGGAATGCCAGGTGGCACGTTTGAAGGTACTGATGAGGAGCTAAGAGTTTTATCTGAATATCTAGCAGAACTAGAATAA
- the qcrB gene encoding menaquinol-cytochrome c reductase cytochrome b subunit: MLNKIYDWVDERLDITPIWRDIADHEVPEHVNPAHHFSAFIYCFGGLTFFVTVIQILSGMFLTMYYTPDIENAWKSVYYLQNEVAFGEIVRGMHHWGASLVIVMMFLHTLRVFFTGSYKKPRELNWIVGVLIFVTMLGLGFTGYLLPWDMKALFATKVGIEIAASVPFIGEQIKILLAGDSEILGAQTLTRFFAIHVFFLPAALLGLLGAHFVFIRRQGISGPL; the protein is encoded by the coding sequence GTGCTAAATAAAATTTATGATTGGGTTGACGAACGGTTGGATATCACCCCAATTTGGCGTGATATCGCTGACCATGAAGTACCTGAGCACGTAAACCCTGCACATCATTTTTCCGCATTTATCTATTGTTTTGGAGGGCTAACATTTTTTGTAACCGTTATCCAAATCTTATCTGGTATGTTCCTAACGATGTACTACACGCCAGATATTGAAAATGCTTGGAAATCCGTTTACTATCTTCAAAACGAAGTAGCATTCGGTGAAATTGTGCGTGGAATGCACCACTGGGGAGCTTCACTTGTTATCGTTATGATGTTCCTACATACTTTACGTGTATTTTTTACAGGTTCTTACAAGAAGCCTCGTGAGCTAAACTGGATTGTTGGGGTACTTATTTTCGTAACGATGCTTGGCTTAGGCTTTACAGGTTATTTATTACCATGGGATATGAAAGCATTGTTCGCTACGAAAGTAGGAATTGAGATTGCAGCATCTGTTCCATTTATTGGAGAACAGATTAAGATTCTTCTTGCAGGTGATTCTGAGATTCTTGGTGCACAAACATTAACACGCTTCTTTGCGATACATGTTTTCTTCCTACCTGCCGCATTGCTTGGGTTGCTTGGGGCACACTTTGTCTTTATTCGTAGACAAGGAATTTCTGGACCACTATAA
- a CDS encoding ubiquinol-cytochrome c reductase iron-sulfur subunit — MSKNRVSRRQFLSYTIMGVGGFMASGTIMPMLRFAVDPVLQKSGEGDFTATPQRVDELTETPVRVDYTIVDRQDGWYKSDESYSAWVYKSGDRIVALSPVCKHLGCTVNWGGDKNHPDQFFCPCHAGRYEKNGKHVPGTPPIGPLDEYLVMEKDGYLYLGGTRPNTLV, encoded by the coding sequence ATGAGTAAGAATCGAGTGTCAAGGCGTCAATTCCTTAGCTACACAATCATGGGCGTAGGCGGTTTTATGGCTTCAGGCACGATTATGCCGATGCTACGTTTTGCAGTTGATCCTGTTTTGCAAAAATCAGGAGAAGGAGATTTTACTGCAACACCTCAAAGAGTTGACGAGCTAACGGAAACACCGGTCCGAGTTGACTACACAATTGTGGACCGTCAGGATGGGTGGTATAAATCGGATGAATCTTATTCAGCGTGGGTGTATAAAAGCGGCGATAGAATAGTAGCGCTTTCACCAGTCTGTAAACACCTTGGTTGTACGGTAAACTGGGGTGGGGATAAAAATCATCCTGACCAATTCTTTTGCCCTTGCCACGCAGGACGCTATGAGAAAAATGGTAAACATGTACCAGGAACACCACCAATTGGACCACTTGATGAGTATTTGGTGATGGAAAAAGACGGCTATCTTTATTTAGGTGGAACAAGACCGAACACATTAGTTTAA
- a CDS encoding DUF2487 family protein yields the protein MNWNSQDMDTYFQQKDYIDTLLVPLLKLETVPEALKGSSSATEFLMHLSNFIETQFRGRMMVLPPFTYTQSTNLQEMGNVLSKDLQLMDFKHIFYLTTDRAWTDVDIEGEMIWLPSIPLESMDQQLRKTVIEDQLRQVLPLLTNKWTE from the coding sequence ATGAATTGGAATAGTCAAGACATGGATACATATTTTCAACAAAAAGATTATATTGACACGTTACTTGTACCTTTATTGAAGTTGGAAACGGTACCAGAAGCTTTGAAAGGGAGTTCATCTGCAACGGAGTTCTTAATGCATCTATCGAACTTTATCGAAACGCAATTTAGGGGGCGGATGATGGTGTTACCACCATTTACATACACGCAATCTACTAATCTACAAGAAATGGGAAACGTGCTAAGTAAAGATTTACAGCTGATGGACTTTAAGCATATTTTTTATTTGACGACGGACAGAGCTTGGACAGATGTCGATATAGAAGGAGAGATGATTTGGTTACCTTCCATTCCGTTAGAGAGTATGGATCAGCAATTAAGAAAAACGGTCATTGAAGATCAACTCCGGCAAGTCTTACCTTTATTAACAAATAAGTGGACGGAATAA
- a CDS encoding ReoY family proteolytic degradation factor — translation MKAMVPVDAKKDFVKWFLKRYKLKRRECVWILNYLLSHEKLLENVHFTDEAHYCPRAMVISTTKSESIPFRFYKGNLMTADAEKSFHDLRLYENEKMYIQLNFPNNHACPHYASVREENPFLPAYLQVSETDKRIAQQLVEESIENMTRETLRKGIDEALDTNDKERFLVLSAMLNDTTMNKRQ, via the coding sequence ATGAAGGCTATGGTACCTGTCGACGCTAAGAAAGATTTTGTTAAATGGTTCCTTAAGCGTTATAAGTTAAAGCGACGCGAATGTGTGTGGATTTTGAATTATTTGCTTAGTCACGAGAAACTTTTAGAGAATGTGCACTTTACAGATGAAGCTCATTATTGCCCGCGAGCAATGGTGATATCTACGACAAAATCAGAAAGCATACCGTTTCGCTTCTACAAAGGAAATTTAATGACAGCCGATGCCGAAAAATCATTTCATGACTTGCGACTTTACGAAAATGAAAAAATGTATATCCAGCTTAATTTCCCAAATAATCATGCCTGTCCGCATTATGCAAGTGTTCGTGAGGAAAACCCTTTTTTACCTGCCTATTTGCAAGTAAGCGAAACGGATAAAAGAATCGCCCAACAGTTAGTGGAAGAAAGTATCGAAAATATGACAAGGGAAACGCTTAGAAAAGGAATTGACGAAGCACTCGATACCAACGATAAAGAGCGGTTTCTCGTACTATCAGCGATGTTGAATGATACGACAATGAACAAAAGGCAATAA
- a CDS encoding lipopolysaccharide assembly protein LapB, producing the protein MEQLQEIERIIQEGDMEALEAYLNQLKATTDLDLIYEVASILAAYGFMKEANDLYETLLVHLPDEAQLKIDRANTLIELGEEDEALLLLNDIKKDDDEYVQALLVLADYYQLIGLAETAIDKIKEAHELLPEEPIIKFAYAELLLESGRYAEAARYYLEIKEQVNEIGDVSITSRLAETYSAGGAYEEAIPYYEEMLQDTSPPDILFGAAFAYYQVGNPKRAIPLLDELIGQDPDYYSAYMLAGQAQILAGEDQKAYDLFKAGIVRDEFDKELQLSAGKCALKLGYTVEAESYLKEALVLDPEYIEALVTLASLYHTTERDEELIELLTDANEYIEDIPTLHAFLAYAYERTELYDNAYESFKKAYSGMKEEHEFLASYASFLVEEGRRSEAIKVADQLVKLFPDDPNWRAFLESQND; encoded by the coding sequence ATGGAACAGTTACAAGAAATCGAAAGAATTATTCAAGAAGGTGATATGGAAGCGTTAGAAGCCTATTTGAATCAACTAAAGGCAACGACGGATCTTGATTTGATATATGAAGTTGCAAGTATATTAGCGGCATATGGGTTTATGAAAGAGGCGAATGATCTATATGAAACTTTACTCGTTCATTTACCAGACGAAGCACAATTAAAGATCGACCGTGCCAATACGCTCATTGAACTAGGCGAAGAAGACGAAGCATTATTGTTATTGAATGACATTAAAAAAGATGATGACGAATATGTTCAAGCTTTATTGGTCCTTGCTGATTATTACCAGTTGATTGGACTTGCAGAAACTGCAATCGATAAAATTAAAGAAGCGCATGAACTACTGCCAGAAGAACCGATTATTAAATTTGCATACGCCGAATTATTATTAGAATCAGGAAGATATGCTGAAGCGGCTCGCTATTATTTAGAAATTAAAGAACAAGTCAATGAAATCGGTGATGTAAGTATCACTTCAAGATTGGCTGAAACGTATAGTGCTGGTGGAGCTTATGAGGAAGCGATTCCTTATTATGAAGAGATGTTACAAGATACATCTCCACCTGATATCCTATTTGGAGCCGCTTTTGCCTATTATCAAGTGGGTAATCCAAAAAGAGCAATTCCACTACTCGATGAATTAATTGGCCAAGACCCTGATTATTATTCTGCTTATATGTTAGCGGGGCAGGCGCAAATCTTAGCAGGTGAGGACCAGAAAGCATATGATTTATTCAAAGCAGGTATAGTAAGAGACGAATTTGATAAAGAGTTGCAATTGTCTGCTGGGAAATGTGCATTAAAACTTGGCTATACTGTAGAAGCGGAGTCGTATTTAAAAGAAGCACTCGTGTTAGATCCGGAATATATCGAAGCGCTTGTAACGCTCGCTTCGTTATACCATACAACCGAACGTGATGAAGAATTAATAGAACTATTAACAGATGCTAACGAATATATTGAAGATATCCCTACTTTACATGCTTTCTTAGCATATGCTTATGAAAGAACAGAATTATATGACAATGCATATGAGTCGTTTAAGAAGGCATATAGTGGAATGAAAGAAGAACACGAATTTCTTGCTTCCTATGCCAGCTTTCTTGTTGAGGAAGGCAGACGTAGTGAAGCGATCAAAGTAGCGGACCAACTCGTAAAACTTTTCCCAGATGACCCAAATTGGAGAGCTTTTCTCGAATCGCAAAATGATTAG
- the aroA gene encoding 3-phosphoshikimate 1-carboxyvinyltransferase → MKHLQTIHFKNNTVQGELKVPGDKSISHRAVMLGSIAEGKTTITGFLNGEDCLRTIENFKQLGVNIDNKGNTVEIHSPGVQNWTTPSEELYAGNSGTTARLMLGILASSNVEAVISGDESLSSRPMDRVTNPLREMGASIHSESGTDLLPLKITGTSLKAIDYENPVASAQVKSAILFAGLQAEGTTSVQEETVSRDHTEQMLRYFGADVRVSNGTASIRKGPKLQGQTVHVPGDISSAAFFIVAAGMTPGSSLTLTNVGLNPTRTGIIDVVKAMGVGVTISNESNENGEPVGTLVIHHQPLQGIEIGGDLIPRLIDELPIIALLATQAEGTTIIKDAAELRVKETDRIAAVTNELTKIGANIEATPDGMIIHGPTPLKGGTMDSYGDHRLGMMAGIASLIASEPITIQNPACIDISYPSFFEDLESVAQKS, encoded by the coding sequence ATGAAGCATTTACAAACGATTCATTTTAAAAACAATACAGTACAAGGCGAGTTGAAGGTCCCTGGCGATAAATCGATTTCTCACCGAGCTGTTATGCTTGGTTCGATTGCCGAAGGAAAAACGACAATTACCGGTTTTCTTAATGGAGAAGATTGTTTACGGACAATAGAGAATTTTAAACAATTAGGTGTAAACATTGACAATAAGGGAAACACTGTAGAAATTCATAGTCCTGGGGTTCAGAACTGGACAACTCCTTCTGAAGAATTATATGCAGGTAATTCAGGGACAACTGCACGGCTTATGCTAGGTATTCTTGCGAGTTCTAACGTAGAAGCTGTAATTAGTGGTGATGAATCATTGTCAAGTCGACCAATGGACCGTGTCACCAATCCATTAAGAGAAATGGGCGCATCTATCCACTCTGAATCTGGTACAGATTTACTGCCATTAAAAATCACTGGAACATCTTTAAAGGCGATTGATTACGAAAACCCAGTGGCGAGCGCACAAGTGAAATCTGCAATTCTTTTTGCGGGATTACAAGCAGAAGGTACGACTTCTGTGCAAGAGGAAACAGTGTCGCGGGACCATACTGAACAGATGCTACGTTATTTTGGTGCAGATGTTCGCGTATCAAATGGAACGGCAAGCATACGAAAGGGACCAAAGCTTCAAGGGCAAACCGTTCACGTACCTGGAGATATATCTTCAGCGGCCTTTTTTATAGTGGCAGCCGGCATGACACCCGGAAGCTCATTAACCCTCACAAATGTCGGCTTAAATCCAACGAGAACAGGAATTATTGATGTAGTAAAAGCAATGGGTGTTGGGGTGACTATTTCAAATGAATCGAATGAAAACGGTGAACCAGTTGGTACGCTGGTAATTCATCATCAACCTTTACAAGGTATAGAAATTGGCGGTGACCTAATTCCACGTTTAATCGACGAGTTACCAATCATTGCTTTATTAGCGACACAAGCAGAAGGTACGACAATTATTAAAGACGCGGCTGAATTGCGCGTGAAGGAAACAGACAGAATTGCCGCTGTTACGAATGAATTGACGAAAATTGGTGCGAATATTGAAGCGACTCCTGATGGAATGATTATTCATGGACCAACACCGTTAAAAGGTGGTACGATGGATTCTTATGGAGATCATAGGCTCGGAATGATGGCAGGTATTGCATCGTTAATCGCATCGGAACCGATTACGATTCAAAATCCTGCATGTATAGATATTTCTTATCCATCATTTTTTGAAGACCTGGAAAGCGTTGCGCAAAAAAGCTAG
- a CDS encoding prephenate dehydrogenase, producing MKINVSIIGLGLIGGSLGLALKRNRNVHVTGFDNSYGTMQEAYRRGIIDTIAASIHKVSEEADVIIFATPVNTTVRLLQEVPAWKLKDHVIISDTGSTKGPIMNAATTLQEHGITFIGGHPMTGSHKSGVSAAREYLFENAYYILTPSEQVKKEQIQKLQELLVPTKGKVVVMNAEEHDRMTAIVSHFPHLIASSLVGRLSEQQESQPFVRELAAGGFRDLTRIASADPVMWRDITIQNKDELLKQLDGWTDEMARIRKMLLENDPEQIQNFFSEAKNYRDELPISKGALFTTYDLHVDIPDHPGIISEITKILADEQISITNIRIVETRTDVFGILVISFQTIADRNKAQLALSEETDYSSHIV from the coding sequence ATGAAGATAAACGTTTCGATAATTGGACTCGGCTTAATTGGCGGTTCGTTAGGACTGGCATTAAAAAGAAATCGAAATGTACATGTAACGGGCTTCGATAATTCGTATGGTACGATGCAAGAAGCATACCGCCGAGGGATTATAGATACGATTGCCGCGTCCATTCATAAAGTGAGTGAGGAAGCAGACGTCATCATCTTTGCGACGCCAGTGAATACGACAGTGCGTTTGCTACAAGAAGTACCGGCATGGAAGTTAAAAGATCATGTCATTATTTCTGATACAGGGAGCACAAAAGGCCCGATCATGAACGCAGCTACTACACTCCAAGAACATGGCATTACTTTTATAGGCGGCCATCCTATGACCGGTTCCCATAAAAGTGGTGTTTCTGCAGCACGAGAGTATCTTTTTGAAAATGCCTATTATATATTAACACCCTCTGAACAAGTTAAAAAAGAACAGATTCAAAAACTACAAGAATTGCTCGTCCCTACAAAAGGAAAAGTCGTCGTGATGAATGCAGAAGAACATGACCGAATGACGGCAATCGTAAGCCATTTTCCACATCTAATCGCATCATCCCTTGTAGGAAGACTGTCTGAACAACAAGAAAGTCAACCTTTTGTAAGAGAATTAGCCGCAGGAGGATTTAGAGACTTAACGAGAATCGCTTCAGCTGATCCGGTTATGTGGCGAGATATTACAATTCAAAATAAAGACGAGTTACTAAAGCAGTTGGATGGTTGGACAGATGAAATGGCGCGAATTCGAAAGATGCTCCTAGAAAATGATCCTGAACAAATCCAGAACTTTTTTAGTGAAGCTAAAAATTATCGAGATGAATTACCAATCTCTAAAGGTGCGCTCTTTACAACGTATGACTTGCATGTGGATATCCCGGACCATCCTGGGATTATATCCGAAATTACAAAAATCCTCGCAGACGAGCAGATTAGTATTACCAATATACGTATCGTCGAAACAAGAACTGATGTATTCGGCATTTTAGTCATCAGCTTTCAAACAATTGCTGACCGGAACAAAGCCCAACTCGCATTATCTGAGGAAACCGACTACAGCTCACATATTGTGTAG
- the hisC gene encoding histidinol-phosphate transaminase: MRWRKVLKEMSPYTPGKSIEEVKAMYGLEDIIKLASNENPYGASDVVNEQLSPQAVDLEIYPDGYAGKLRTTIASELEINENQLLFGSGSDEIIVIIARALLGEGTNTIVATPTFPQYKHHALIEGAEVKEIPLIDGEHDLDGFLEAIDHNTSVIWLCSPNNPTGNLIKQDQLTAFLEQVPERILVVLDEAYYEYVVDEHYIDTVELIHKYKNVLILRTFSKAYGLAALRVGYAIGDQSLITPLNTTRSPFNVTSLSLALAEKAFADKAFIEKCRTLNRAQMERFYAYAEQHGLHIFDSQANFVLLQVPVSATVATEELLKQGYIVRSGDALGTPGYIRVTVGTAEQNDGFFKAFDTLLEGAGSLK; the protein is encoded by the coding sequence ATGCGTTGGAGAAAAGTATTGAAAGAAATGTCCCCTTATACACCTGGCAAATCAATTGAAGAAGTTAAAGCGATGTATGGCTTGGAAGATATTATCAAATTGGCGTCTAACGAAAATCCTTATGGCGCATCTGATGTCGTCAATGAACAATTATCTCCGCAAGCGGTTGATCTAGAAATTTATCCAGATGGGTATGCAGGAAAACTGCGTACGACAATCGCTTCTGAATTGGAGATTAATGAAAATCAATTACTATTTGGTAGTGGTTCTGATGAAATTATTGTCATTATCGCACGAGCACTTTTAGGAGAGGGCACGAATACAATTGTTGCAACGCCAACATTTCCTCAGTATAAACATCATGCGCTAATTGAAGGGGCAGAAGTCAAAGAAATTCCTTTAATCGATGGCGAACATGATTTAGATGGCTTTCTGGAAGCAATCGATCATAATACGTCTGTCATTTGGTTATGTAGTCCGAATAACCCAACCGGAAACTTAATTAAGCAAGATCAGTTAACAGCTTTTCTGGAGCAAGTACCGGAACGCATCCTTGTCGTGCTTGACGAAGCGTATTATGAATATGTTGTAGATGAACACTACATAGATACTGTAGAACTCATTCATAAATATAAAAATGTACTCATTTTACGAACGTTTTCAAAAGCATATGGATTAGCTGCTTTACGCGTTGGTTATGCAATTGGCGATCAATCCTTAATTACGCCTTTAAATACAACACGCAGTCCATTCAACGTGACAAGTTTAAGCTTGGCGCTAGCAGAAAAAGCATTTGCTGATAAAGCCTTTATTGAAAAATGTAGAACGTTAAATAGAGCGCAAATGGAACGCTTCTACGCATACGCGGAACAACATGGACTTCATATATTCGACTCTCAAGCCAATTTCGTTTTACTCCAAGTTCCCGTGAGTGCAACAGTAGCAACCGAAGAGCTATTAAAACAAGGATATATTGTAAGAAGCGGAGATGCGCTTGGAACACCTGGATATATACGAGTGACGGTCGGGACTGCCGAGCAAAATGATGGTTTTTTCAAAGCTTTTGATACTTTATTAGAAGGTGCGGGAAGTTTAAAATGA
- the aroH gene encoding chorismate mutase: protein MTVRGLRGATTIKSDDEQDVLQATEALVQEMAQANNVLPEDIVSVLISTTADIQSAFPAKAVRSIEGWKYVPVMCTHEMNVPGGMPLCIRVLLHANCTIPQKNIIHIYQNEAVKLRPDLQK, encoded by the coding sequence TTGACAGTGAGGGGTTTACGCGGGGCAACGACGATTAAAAGTGATGATGAACAAGATGTTTTACAAGCGACAGAGGCACTTGTTCAAGAAATGGCGCAGGCGAACAATGTATTGCCAGAAGATATTGTTTCTGTATTAATTTCGACAACGGCAGATATTCAGTCAGCTTTTCCAGCAAAAGCTGTACGTTCCATTGAAGGGTGGAAATATGTGCCTGTGATGTGTACACATGAGATGAATGTACCGGGAGGAATGCCGTTATGTATACGTGTTTTACTACATGCAAATTGTACAATCCCGCAAAAAAACATCATTCATATATATCAAAATGAGGCAGTGAAATTAAGACCCGATTTACAAAAATAA
- the aroB gene encoding 3-dehydroquinate synthase, whose amino-acid sequence MGKLTVETTNHRYDVLIGPTTYALFSTVYKDLLTSADRIAIIADEKVAAIHLPLLEESLAIVKDKLVVKTIPAGEACKSIATYADCQSFLLQQGFTRQSLIIAYGGGACGDLAGYVAATFMRGIRYIHCPTTILAHDSAVGGKTAINMPEGKNMVGAFHQPSAVLFQTGLFSSLPSQEVRSGLAELLKHAFISNEEWTMQLLANKSFTNPSEKWLTEELLKGIQVKAKIVAEDEFEQSTRKFLNFGHTFGHAVEAACGFGKLSHGESVMIGMIYSLQLSEMMGLTAKTLTEQLIQFANEHEYPLHSIHDFSFDEFMNYMQKDKKMSHGKLNFVLLKGIGQPFVTEVTREQCLRAFQELTTRTEGMS is encoded by the coding sequence ATGGGGAAATTGACAGTTGAAACGACAAATCATCGATATGATGTACTAATTGGACCTACTACGTATGCACTTTTTTCTACTGTTTATAAAGACTTACTCACAAGTGCTGATCGAATTGCGATTATTGCAGATGAAAAAGTAGCCGCGATTCATTTACCGTTACTTGAAGAGTCTTTAGCGATTGTGAAAGACAAATTAGTCGTAAAAACAATTCCAGCTGGTGAAGCATGTAAATCAATTGCCACTTATGCTGACTGTCAATCTTTTTTATTACAACAAGGTTTTACCCGCCAGTCGCTAATTATTGCATACGGCGGGGGGGCTTGTGGAGATTTAGCTGGGTATGTCGCGGCAACATTTATGAGGGGAATTCGTTACATCCATTGCCCGACAACGATCCTTGCCCATGACAGTGCAGTAGGGGGGAAAACTGCAATTAATATGCCTGAAGGGAAAAATATGGTAGGTGCATTTCATCAACCATCTGCTGTGTTATTTCAAACAGGATTATTCTCCTCCTTACCGTCTCAGGAAGTCAGGTCAGGTCTTGCTGAATTACTAAAGCATGCTTTTATTTCTAATGAAGAGTGGACGATGCAATTACTCGCAAATAAATCATTTACGAATCCATCTGAAAAATGGTTAACGGAAGAGTTATTAAAAGGCATTCAAGTGAAAGCAAAGATCGTTGCAGAAGATGAATTTGAGCAGTCTACCCGGAAATTTCTCAATTTTGGGCATACATTCGGTCATGCTGTTGAAGCGGCCTGTGGATTTGGTAAATTGAGCCACGGAGAATCTGTCATGATTGGAATGATTTACAGCTTACAGTTGAGTGAAATGATGGGGCTTACGGCAAAAACGTTAACAGAACAGTTAATTCAATTCGCAAATGAACATGAATATCCACTTCATTCAATTCATGATTTCTCTTTTGACGAATTTATGAACTATATGCAAAAGGATAAAAAAATGTCCCATGGAAAGTTAAATTTCGTTTTACTTAAGGGGATTGGACAACCATTTGTAACAGAAGTAACAAGGGAACAATGTTTACGAGCGTTTCAGGAGCTAACGACAAGGACGGAGGGAATGTCTTGA
- the aroC gene encoding chorismate synthase → MRFFTAGESHGPQLTAIIEGLPAQMDLTVDMINKELTRRQGGHGRGRRMQIETDEVVISSGVRHGKTLGSPVTLTVVNDDWKHWTKIMGIEPLGEDVDPATIKRQISRPRPGHADLVGGMKYGHRDLRNVLERSSARETTMRVAIGAVAKKFLEEIGITTVAHVHDIGGVKIDSSTYENLSMEELRTVIGQDPVYCADPEASKKMVQAIDDAKERGDTIGGVVEVIIEGCPPGIGSYVQFDRKLDAKLASAMMSINAFKGVEIGLGFEMAQLPGSEVHDEIAWDEERGYYRKTNRLGGLEGGMSTGMPIKVKGVMKPIPTLYKPLESVDIDTKEPFVATIERSDPCAVPAASVVAEHVIATALAQAIMEEFRADTIDGIQKEVEAYRAYVKEF, encoded by the coding sequence ATGAGATTTTTTACAGCAGGAGAATCACACGGACCTCAATTAACAGCTATTATTGAAGGTTTACCTGCCCAAATGGACTTAACGGTAGACATGATTAATAAAGAACTGACAAGAAGACAAGGTGGACACGGACGAGGTCGACGCATGCAAATCGAAACAGATGAAGTCGTCATTTCTTCAGGTGTTCGCCATGGGAAAACACTCGGGTCTCCAGTCACATTAACAGTTGTAAACGACGACTGGAAACATTGGACAAAAATAATGGGGATTGAACCATTAGGTGAAGATGTGGATCCGGCAACTATTAAACGTCAAATCTCACGTCCGCGTCCAGGACATGCTGATCTTGTAGGCGGTATGAAATATGGGCATCGTGATTTACGTAATGTGCTAGAACGTTCATCGGCTCGTGAAACAACGATGCGAGTTGCAATAGGGGCCGTTGCGAAAAAGTTTTTAGAAGAAATTGGGATTACAACAGTGGCGCATGTTCATGATATTGGTGGTGTCAAAATCGATTCATCTACTTATGAAAACTTAAGCATGGAAGAGTTACGAACAGTGATTGGACAAGACCCAGTTTACTGTGCAGATCCAGAGGCATCTAAGAAGATGGTCCAAGCGATAGATGATGCAAAAGAAAGAGGCGATACCATCGGCGGTGTTGTAGAAGTCATCATCGAAGGCTGCCCGCCTGGGATTGGCAGTTATGTACAATTCGACCGAAAACTTGACGCAAAGTTAGCGAGTGCAATGATGAGTATTAACGCATTCAAAGGGGTGGAAATTGGGCTTGGGTTTGAAATGGCCCAATTACCTGGAAGCGAAGTGCACGATGAGATTGCATGGGATGAAGAAAGAGGCTACTACCGAAAAACGAATCGCCTTGGTGGCTTAGAAGGTGGTATGTCCACGGGAATGCCAATCAAAGTAAAAGGTGTCATGAAACCAATTCCGACTCTGTATAAACCGCTTGAAAGTGTTGACATAGACACGAAAGAGCCATTTGTTGCAACGATTGAGCGTTCAGATCCTTGTGCAGTTCCAGCGGCATCGGTTGTAGCTGAACACGTAATTGCAACAGCGCTCGCACAAGCGATTATGGAGGAGTTTCGAGCCGATACGATAGATGGCATTCAAAAGGAAGTTGAAGCGTACAGAGCGTATGTAAAGGAGTTTTAA